Proteins from one Acropora muricata isolate sample 2 chromosome 9, ASM3666990v1, whole genome shotgun sequence genomic window:
- the LOC136929935 gene encoding glutamic acid-rich protein-like isoform X1: MRLSILLILLVIITICAAKSSKSKSQKATKSNKVFKTKKHKDAEHNDTGKKHKTSSKKSDSKKKIKAHKTADKTSSEISSDKVENKTVAAKSTNMTDSVNTKENNTKAVLRQNPPADCQKIVDDYSNGKILMYEYKIQMGRCLKKVKDGADSADNADVKSDLLRPDATDSVPEEEDSDRAVHVAPASDEDTTMQNEDDYDANRVSDTIPQPEVLKKDNNNDNDYSDDDDDDDDDDADDDDDNYEEEPDEQEDKKMMVPGSLGSQGANVPMMPNTMTDQQQQGMPGQQAAPFYPNMGQTRFSPAPAESPAPVPQQSQAAFAPSFMNQYTAHTLPAQQATTESVMNAEAKSDIPQGSSQPQVPASQVNALFDQWRASTFGATTADKKDQMPSAPAVPANDEFAAFMKMQSASSNSMETTPISQQTAVPAATQQRSDIPLPQQPNVFPMQPQPQAENVVPGQGQAYYVQP, from the exons ATGAGGTTGAGCATTTTGTTGATCCTCCTCGTGATAATTACAATCTGCGCGGCTAAATCTTCGAAGAGCAAATCTCAAAAGGCAACAAAATCAAACAAGGTGTTCAAAACGAAAAAACACAAAGACGCTGAACACAACGACACTgggaaaaaacacaaaaccaGCAGCAAAAAGAGTGACTCAAAGAAGAAGATCAAAGCCCATAAAACCGCTGATAAGACCAGCAGCGAAATCAGTAGCGACAAAGTCGAGAACAAGACCGTCGCCGCGAAGTCAACGAACATGACCGATAGCGTAAACACGAAGGAAAATAACACCAAAG CTGTATTGCGACAGAACCCACCAGCCGATTGCCAGAAAATTGTAGATGACTATTCCAATGGTAAAATTCTCATGTATGAATACAAAATTCAAATGGGGCGTTGTTTGAAGAAGGTCAAGGACGGAG CAGATAGTGCAGACAACGCAGACGTTAAATCAGATCTGTTGCGTCCGGACGCTACCGACAGCGTGCCAGAGGAAGAGGATTCCGATCGAGCTGTGCATGTAGCGCCGGCCAGCGACGAAGATACGACGATGCAAAACGAAGATGACTACGATGCTAACAGGGTTTCTGATACGATTCCCCAACCCGAAGTTCTAAAGaaagataacaataatgataacgattacagtgacgatgacgatgatgatgatgatgatgatgctgacgacgacgacgacaattATGAGGAAGAACCTGACGAACAAGAAG ATAAGAAGATGATGGTTCCAGGCTCTCTCGGTTCCCAAGGTGCCAACGTTCCCATGATGCCAAACACTATGACAGATCAACAGCAGCAAGGGATGCCGGGACAGCAAGCCGCACCTTTCTATCCCAATATGG GTCAAACTCGGTTCAGTCCAGCCCCAGCAGAAAGCCCCGCACCAGTCCCTCAACAGAGTCAGGCGGCATTCGCTCCCAGCTTCATGAACCAATACACAGCGCACACATTACCTGCTCAACAGGCCACCACAGAATCGGTAATGAATGCTGAAGCCAAGAGTGACATACCGCAAGGCAGCTCACAG CCTCAAGTACCGGCGTCCCAAGTCAACGCACTCTTTGACCAGTGGCGAGCAAGTACTTTTGGCGCCACAACCGCTGACAAAAAAGACCAAATGCCGTCTGCACCTGCTGTTCCCGCCAACGACGAGTTTGCTGCATTTATGAAGATGCAGTCAGCCAGCAGCAACAGCATGGAAACGACACCTATCAGCCAACAGACAGCTGTACCAGCGGCTACGCAACAGAGAAGTGACATTCCCCTGCCACAGCAGCCCAATGTGTTCCCCATGCAGCCTCAACCCCAGGCTGAAAACGTTGTCCCAGGGCAAGGTCAGGCCTATTACGTGCAACCATAA